The following are encoded together in the Oncorhynchus kisutch isolate 150728-3 linkage group LG8, Okis_V2, whole genome shotgun sequence genome:
- the LOC109895065 gene encoding forkhead box protein B2-like yields the protein MPRPGKNSYSDQKPPYSYISLTAMAIQNSTEKMLPLSDIYKFIMDRFPYYRENTQRWQNSLRHNLSFNDCFIKIPRRPDQPGKGSFWALHPDCGDMFENGSFLRRRKRFKLLRAEHMACKSSPMMHYFHHQGKLSGGHHEHPGPAAAVGRLPHFQSYGSINCGQSGGFKHPFAIENIIGRDYKGVMTSGLPITSVMHHLGYPVPAQLSSVVNSMWPHVGMLSDSMSAIPVSSEYAPFGVSMKGLYHHASGQTLPAVPVPIKPTPSMGPMPGLSGLPSGPAQLCSSSSMLEKNGSDPLEGKGNAIHPALLLS from the coding sequence ATGCCTCGTCCGGGGAAGAACTCGTACAGTGACCAGAAACCGCCTTACTCCTATATCTCTCTGACAGCCATGGCCATCCAGAACTCAACGGAGAAGATGCTCCCACTGAGCGACATCTATAAGTTCATTATGGACCGCTTCCCTTACTACCGGGAGAACACACAGCGGTGGCAGAACTCTCTGCGACACAACCTGTCCTTCAATGATTGCTTCATCAAAATCCCCCGGCGGCCCGATCAGCCGGGGAAGGGCAGCTTTTGGGCCCTGCACCCAGACTGTGGGGACATGTTCGAAAACGGCAGCTTTCTACGCAGGCGGAAGCGCTTTAAACTGCTGCGCGCTGAGCACATGGCCTGCAAGAGCTCCCCGATGATGCACTACTTCCACCACCAGGGCAAGCTGAGTGGAGGGCATCATGAGCATCCAGGCCCCGCGGCGGCAGTGGGCAGGCTCCCCCACTTTCAGAGCTACGGCAGCATCAACTGCGGACAGTCCGGCGGCTTCAAGCACCCGTTCGCCATTGAGAACATCATAGGTCGGGACTACAAGGGCGTGATGACGAGCGGGCTGCCCATCACTTCGGTTATGCACCACCTGGGCTACCCTGTGCCCGCGCAGCTCAGCAGTGTGGTCAACTCAATGTGGCCGCACGTGGGCATGCTGTCAGATTCCATGAGCGCCATACCCGTCTCCTCAGAGTATGCGCCCTTTGGCGTGTCCATGAAGGGTCTCTACCATCACGCCAGTGGACAGACGCTACCCGCTGTTCCTGTGCCCATCAAACCCACCCCGTCTATGGGTCCGATGCCCGGTCTTTCGGGCCTTCCGTCCGGCCCAGCGCAGCTCTGCTCCTCTTCATCCATGCTGGAGAAGAATGGTTCCGACCCTTTGGAGGGCAAGGGCAACGCGATACACCCGGCTCTTCTGCTGTCTTAA